A genomic region of Candidatus Delongbacteria bacterium contains the following coding sequences:
- the miaA gene encoding tRNA (adenosine(37)-N6)-dimethylallyltransferase MiaA, with protein sequence MSQAPLPLLPILTGPTGSGKSSLALRVAERLGLEILNADSRQLFRGLEVATAAPDADMLRRVPHHLVGSHDPLDTVSAGDFCRSCCELIEGGPPRSPAFLMSGGSVFYIRAFIDPVEERVSPAPELRAQVLEWLESEGPDALRARLLALDPEASWISVNDVSKLRRHLEICLATGLPASQALQSLRRPATVRPLLFVLDTPLEALTGRLHRRLKAMLAGGMIEEVEALLKAGVPETSQALSSVGVQDIRDFLEGRIGRDTLEERVYRNTRRYARKQLTWFKALGREGRTRSLDHKQDEETLCRTICDTLEAARD encoded by the coding sequence ATGAGCCAGGCGCCCCTGCCGCTGCTGCCCATCCTGACCGGGCCCACGGGCAGCGGCAAGTCCAGCCTGGCACTGCGGGTAGCCGAACGCCTTGGACTGGAGATCCTCAATGCCGACAGCCGCCAGCTCTTTCGCGGGCTCGAGGTGGCCACCGCAGCCCCCGACGCCGATATGCTGCGCAGGGTGCCCCATCACCTGGTGGGCAGCCACGACCCACTGGACACCGTGAGTGCGGGGGACTTCTGCCGCAGTTGCTGTGAATTGATCGAGGGCGGCCCCCCACGTTCCCCGGCCTTTCTGATGAGTGGCGGCAGCGTGTTCTACATCCGGGCCTTCATCGATCCGGTGGAGGAACGCGTGAGTCCCGCGCCCGAGCTGCGGGCTCAGGTCCTTGAGTGGCTCGAGAGCGAAGGCCCCGACGCCCTGCGCGCACGCCTGCTGGCCCTGGACCCCGAGGCGTCGTGGATCAGCGTGAACGATGTCAGCAAGCTGCGTCGCCATCTGGAAATCTGTCTGGCAACCGGCCTGCCGGCCAGCCAGGCCCTGCAGAGCCTGCGGCGCCCCGCGACGGTCAGGCCCCTGCTCTTCGTGCTGGACACGCCGCTGGAAGCCCTGACCGGGCGACTGCACAGGCGCCTGAAAGCCATGCTGGCCGGAGGCATGATCGAGGAAGTCGAGGCCCTGCTGAAGGCCGGAGTGCCTGAGACAAGCCAGGCACTCAGTTCCGTGGGCGTTCAGGACATTCGCGACTTCCTTGAGGGACGCATCGGCCGCGACACACTTGAAGAGCGCGTCTACCGCAACACACGGCGCTATGCGCGCAAGCAGTTGACCTGGTTCAAGGCCCTGGGGCGGGAAGGACGGACCCGCAGCCTGGATCACAAACAGGATGAAGAGACCCTTTGCCGAACCATCTGCGACACCCTCGAGGCCGCGCGCGACTGA
- the mutL gene encoding DNA mismatch repair endonuclease MutL, producing the protein MNEPLNPAPLPGAGLINRLPDSIINKIAAGEVIERPASVLKELVENSLDAGATRLELVLEAGGKNFIQVMDNGSGMSPEDAQLCLERHATSKLRSFDDLETMATMGFRGEALPSIASVSRLELQTRRAQDPEGLRIRLANGEIKDISPVACAEGTRITVRNLFYSTPVRRKFLTSNRNELRHCLVLLRRLALARPDVAFRLISDGEELEDWPAGDDATRVTQIFGDDMPQRLMPVDYRDSGIRITGHVGKVNTFRRSHGDQYLYVNGRAITSRVLNHAVFSAYGHTLERDQVPFFLLFLQVDPQRLDVNVHPTKKEVRFEDEHYFHRSVNLAVLKALSGRNVRNFDLNPGGEGVSPEITVARPVSSTEEGSPGSPDRPTERFPGRERTGGRLVRGEFGVGAAARSFSNQEDLFRAPADSRAVEQGVQEYLGSSAQAVARFHASPPGDAGGSRMEGDRLGRSPFLQLHNTYLFVEVDSGVVIIDQHAAHERVLYERVHTAMHRHNGTSQRLLFPLDLELDNTDQLLFEEVLPMLFDMGFEMEMEEGQVRVTGIPADLGRTHPEGLVADILDQYRIYSSSMPDPLQAMAASVACKAAIKAGQPLSDTEIRSLLDSLFSCQQPFTCPHGRPVVINLGLQELNRRFGRS; encoded by the coding sequence ATGAATGAACCGCTGAATCCGGCCCCTCTTCCCGGAGCTGGCCTGATCAATCGCCTGCCTGATTCGATCATCAACAAGATCGCCGCCGGGGAAGTCATCGAACGACCGGCCTCCGTGCTCAAGGAGCTGGTCGAGAACTCCCTGGATGCGGGAGCCACACGCCTGGAACTGGTTCTGGAAGCCGGTGGCAAGAACTTCATCCAGGTCATGGACAATGGATCCGGGATGAGCCCCGAGGATGCCCAGCTCTGCCTCGAGCGTCACGCGACCAGCAAGCTGCGCAGTTTTGACGATCTGGAAACCATGGCCACCATGGGGTTTCGCGGCGAAGCGCTGCCGTCCATCGCCAGTGTGTCGCGGCTGGAACTGCAGACCCGGCGAGCCCAGGACCCCGAAGGCCTGCGGATCCGCCTGGCCAATGGGGAAATCAAGGACATCAGTCCGGTGGCCTGTGCCGAGGGCACCCGGATCACGGTGCGCAACCTGTTCTATTCCACGCCCGTGCGGCGCAAGTTTCTCACCAGCAACCGCAACGAACTGCGCCATTGTCTGGTGCTGCTGCGCCGTCTGGCCCTGGCCCGGCCCGACGTGGCGTTCCGCCTGATCTCCGACGGGGAGGAACTGGAGGACTGGCCCGCCGGCGACGACGCCACGCGGGTGACACAGATCTTTGGCGACGACATGCCCCAGCGGCTGATGCCCGTGGACTACCGCGATTCGGGCATCCGCATCACGGGTCATGTGGGCAAGGTGAACACCTTCCGTCGCAGCCATGGCGACCAGTACCTGTACGTCAACGGTCGTGCCATCACCAGCCGCGTGCTCAACCATGCGGTCTTCTCGGCCTACGGCCACACCCTCGAGCGCGACCAGGTGCCCTTTTTCCTGCTCTTCCTGCAGGTCGACCCCCAGCGCCTGGACGTGAACGTGCACCCCACCAAGAAGGAAGTGCGTTTCGAGGACGAGCACTATTTCCACCGCAGCGTGAATCTGGCCGTGCTCAAGGCGCTGTCGGGGCGCAACGTGCGCAACTTCGACCTCAATCCGGGCGGAGAAGGCGTGAGCCCCGAGATCACTGTGGCGCGCCCCGTGTCGTCCACTGAGGAGGGGTCTCCCGGCTCGCCGGACCGACCGACGGAGCGCTTTCCCGGGCGTGAGCGCACGGGTGGGCGGCTGGTCCGCGGTGAGTTCGGAGTGGGCGCTGCGGCACGCTCCTTCAGCAACCAGGAAGACCTGTTCCGCGCCCCCGCCGACAGCCGGGCCGTCGAGCAGGGTGTTCAGGAGTATCTGGGCAGCAGTGCTCAGGCCGTCGCGCGTTTCCATGCAAGCCCTCCCGGCGACGCAGGTGGCTCGCGCATGGAAGGCGACCGGCTGGGACGCAGCCCATTCCTGCAACTGCACAACACCTATCTCTTCGTGGAAGTGGACAGCGGAGTCGTGATCATCGACCAGCACGCGGCCCACGAGCGTGTGCTGTACGAGCGTGTGCACACCGCCATGCACCGCCACAACGGCACCAGCCAGCGCCTGCTCTTTCCGCTGGATCTGGAGCTGGACAACACCGATCAGCTGCTCTTCGAGGAAGTGCTGCCCATGCTCTTCGACATGGGCTTCGAGATGGAAATGGAGGAGGGCCAGGTGCGCGTGACCGGCATCCCCGCCGATCTGGGCCGCACCCATCCCGAGGGTCTGGTGGCAGACATTCTGGACCAGTACCGGATCTATTCCAGTTCCATGCCCGACCCGCTGCAGGCCATGGCGGCCTCGGTCGCCTGCAAGGCGGCGATCAAGGCGGGCCAGCCCCTTTCCGACACCGAAATCCGCAGCCTGCTGGACTCACTCTTCAGTTGCCAGCAACCGTTCACCTGCCCCCATGGCCGCCCGGTGGTGATCAACCTGGGGCTTCAGGAACTCAACCGCCGTTTCGGCCGGAGCTGA
- a CDS encoding site-2 protease family protein encodes MNPELISQLVIALPVLLFSIVVHEVAHGVAALRLGDDTAYLQGRLTLNPLPHIDPVFSLVVPAMCILSGAPVFGGARPVPVDVRRLRHPKRDMALIAAAGPLSNILLVALASLVWHGLAGMDMLGRETVEILRYFVMINVVLAAFNMLPLPPLDGSRIFVLFLSGEAEWRYRSLERWGIFLVFGVIIFFGGALGSYLSWFYNLVTGVFF; translated from the coding sequence ATGAATCCGGAACTGATCAGCCAGCTGGTGATCGCCCTGCCCGTGCTGCTGTTCTCGATCGTGGTCCACGAGGTGGCCCACGGCGTGGCAGCCCTGCGTCTGGGGGATGACACCGCTTACCTTCAGGGGCGCCTGACACTTAATCCATTGCCTCACATCGACCCGGTTTTCTCCTTGGTGGTACCGGCCATGTGCATTCTGTCCGGGGCCCCGGTATTTGGCGGAGCCCGGCCCGTTCCCGTGGATGTGCGCCGCCTGCGCCACCCCAAGCGCGACATGGCGCTGATCGCGGCGGCGGGGCCCCTGTCCAACATCCTGCTGGTGGCGCTGGCCAGTCTGGTCTGGCACGGACTGGCGGGCATGGACATGCTGGGGCGGGAAACCGTCGAGATTCTGCGCTACTTCGTGATGATCAATGTGGTGCTGGCGGCCTTCAACATGCTGCCACTGCCTCCCCTCGACGGCTCGCGCATCTTCGTGCTGTTTCTCTCGGGCGAGGCCGAGTGGCGCTACCGCAGTCTGGAACGCTGGGGCATTTTCCTGGTCTTCGGGGTGATCATTTTCTTTGGTGGCGCTCTGGGCAGTTATCTGTCGTGGTTCTACAACCTGGTCACCGGGGTGTTCTTCTAG
- a CDS encoding isoprenylcysteine carboxylmethyltransferase family protein gives MSLVARFPRHRILVSRFFGLALVALLIFTDQPLFSPATAQTVRWVGFVLLLVAAFGRLWSLQYLAGFKSRKVVSDGPYSIVRNPLYLFSFAGAAGLALSANHAGFLAALLLAYLLYYPFVVISEERGLRQILGQEYLEYCQRVPRFIPRFSGFSEPENYEIRAARFSRNYLEVVWFPLSWMVLQWLETARTAGQLPLRF, from the coding sequence ATGAGTCTGGTCGCCCGCTTTCCCCGCCACCGGATCCTGGTCAGCCGATTCTTCGGTCTGGCGCTTGTGGCGCTGCTGATCTTCACGGACCAGCCCCTGTTCAGCCCCGCAACGGCTCAGACCGTGCGTTGGGTCGGTTTCGTGCTGCTGCTGGTGGCCGCCTTCGGACGGCTCTGGTCGCTGCAGTATCTGGCGGGTTTCAAGTCCCGCAAGGTGGTCAGCGACGGACCCTACAGCATCGTGCGCAACCCGCTGTATCTCTTCAGTTTCGCCGGTGCGGCCGGTCTGGCGCTGAGCGCCAACCACGCCGGATTTCTTGCGGCCCTGCTGCTGGCCTACCTGCTCTACTATCCCTTCGTGGTGATATCCGAAGAGCGGGGCCTGAGGCAGATTCTGGGGCAGGAATATCTGGAGTACTGCCAGCGGGTGCCGCGTTTCATTCCGCGTTTCAGCGGTTTCAGTGAGCCGGAGAACTACGAGATCCGGGCGGCGCGCTTCTCGCGCAACTACCTGGAAGTGGTCTGGTTTCCCCTGTCCTGGATGGTTCTGCAGTGGCTGGAGACGGCACGCACGGCCGGTCAGTTGCCACTGCGGTTCTGA
- a CDS encoding methylenetetrahydrofolate reductase, which yields MIGQTIAEFLDSTRKPFFSFEIIPPSRGGSISDIQRMLDPLMPHDPAFVDVTNHAADSIFKQLPDGSYRRHVYRKRPGTLGLCAAIKYRYNVETVPHILCYGFSREETEDALIELSYLDIRNLLAVRGDPVQGPSDRRGTPNGYAIDVVRQVTDMNRGVYLHEMSNVAPTGFCVGVAGYPEKHFESPSRNWDLRHLKDKVDAGASYVVSQMFYRNSSWFEWVRQCREQGITVPLIPGLKVLTTRSQLTSLPRTFHCDMPDELVDDVAAATGREQIREIGVRFAIRQARELLDGGAPGVHFFVTRDAEAVSRVLSALDL from the coding sequence ATGATCGGTCAGACCATCGCCGAATTCCTGGACAGCACGCGCAAGCCCTTCTTTTCCTTCGAGATCATTCCGCCCTCGCGCGGGGGCAGCATCAGTGACATCCAGCGCATGCTGGACCCGCTGATGCCCCACGACCCCGCCTTCGTGGACGTGACCAACCATGCGGCCGACTCGATCTTCAAGCAGCTTCCAGACGGCAGTTACCGGCGCCACGTCTACCGCAAGCGCCCGGGGACACTGGGGCTCTGCGCCGCGATCAAGTATCGCTACAACGTGGAGACGGTGCCCCACATCCTCTGTTACGGGTTCTCGCGCGAAGAGACCGAGGACGCGCTGATCGAGCTCTCCTATCTGGACATCCGCAACCTGCTGGCCGTGCGCGGCGACCCCGTGCAGGGCCCCAGCGACCGGCGCGGCACGCCCAATGGTTATGCCATTGACGTGGTGCGCCAGGTCACGGACATGAACCGCGGTGTGTACCTGCACGAGATGAGCAATGTGGCTCCCACCGGTTTCTGCGTGGGAGTGGCGGGCTATCCCGAGAAGCACTTCGAAAGCCCCAGCCGCAACTGGGATCTGCGCCATCTCAAGGACAAGGTCGACGCGGGTGCCAGTTATGTGGTCTCGCAGATGTTCTACCGCAATTCATCCTGGTTCGAATGGGTCAGGCAGTGCCGCGAGCAGGGCATTACCGTGCCACTGATCCCCGGCTTGAAGGTGTTGACCACCCGCAGCCAGCTGACCAGTCTGCCGCGCACCTTCCACTGCGACATGCCCGACGAGCTGGTGGACGATGTGGCGGCCGCGACCGGCCGCGAACAGATTCGCGAGATCGGGGTGCGCTTCGCGATCCGGCAGGCCCGCGAGCTGCTGGACGGGGGAGCGCCAGGCGTGCATTTCTTCGTCACACGCGACGCCGAAGCGGTCTCGCGCGTGCTGTCCGCTCTGGATCTCTGA
- the flgL gene encoding flagellar hook-associated protein FlgL — protein MRITNMLRYNRSLDTLERRNSSMSQAHMELSTGRRVSRISDDPVAGARVLRLNSEISLIVQHQRNLDSARTLLSTTEQSLAGIGDLLSEARGLALQGSGNTLSQPDRMIVADQVDQVLERMIAEGNRHFLGRSIFGGSRTDQDPFIVNTDENGEVFSVQANPEGMQGRVTREVNEGENIEVSLPGQAIFMSGGARSETDMFDLLISLRNGLRSDPDFDSGNLLGRIDTLVDQTAVERSAVGQKLMRLESIEVNLLDREVELSDSLSLTRDVDLAKATARWAMEQTAYEAALRTTASVMSQSLMDFLG, from the coding sequence ATGCGCATCACGAACATGCTCCGTTACAACCGCAGCCTGGATACTCTGGAACGCCGCAACAGCAGCATGAGCCAGGCCCACATGGAACTGAGCACGGGACGTCGGGTGAGCAGGATCAGCGACGACCCTGTGGCCGGGGCGCGAGTGCTGCGGCTGAACAGCGAGATCTCATTGATCGTGCAGCACCAGCGCAATCTGGATTCGGCCCGTACGCTGCTTTCCACGACCGAACAGTCGCTGGCGGGCATTGGTGATCTGCTCTCCGAAGCGCGCGGTCTGGCGCTGCAGGGCAGTGGCAATACCCTTTCACAGCCGGACCGGATGATCGTGGCCGACCAGGTCGATCAGGTGCTGGAGCGGATGATCGCCGAGGGCAACCGCCACTTCCTGGGGCGCAGCATCTTCGGCGGCAGCCGCACCGACCAGGACCCCTTCATCGTCAACACGGACGAGAATGGGGAAGTCTTCAGTGTGCAGGCCAATCCCGAAGGCATGCAGGGCCGCGTGACACGCGAAGTGAACGAAGGTGAGAACATTGAAGTCAGCCTGCCCGGTCAGGCGATCTTCATGTCGGGCGGGGCCCGCAGCGAGACCGACATGTTCGACCTGCTGATCAGCCTGCGCAACGGACTGCGCTCCGACCCGGACTTCGACAGCGGCAACCTGCTGGGGCGCATTGACACCCTGGTGGACCAGACCGCCGTGGAACGCTCGGCCGTGGGACAGAAGCTGATGCGGCTGGAATCCATCGAAGTCAACCTGCTGGACCGGGAAGTCGAACTGAGTGATTCGCTGTCTCTGACCCGCGATGTGGACCTGGCCAAGGCCACCGCACGCTGGGCCATGGAGCAGACCGCCTACGAGGCTGCCCTGCGTACCACCGCCAGCGTGATGAGCCAGAGCCTGATGGATTTCCTGGGGTGA
- the flgK gene encoding flagellar hook-associated protein FlgK, whose amino-acid sequence MGTLNGILDGARRALYTHQLALGVTGHNIDNVNTPGYHRQRANLRASEPLPSMPGQIGTGVETLSVERYRSDHLNRQITAENGLLGQAQMRSDGLALIETILMEPDDQGLSSTLDRFWNAWQDLANEPESLAPRRVLLDTAEQLVARIRTSSDRLAASRDDLDSRVPTLVSSINQKGQELAALNDRIQDSMSRGQQPNDLLDRRDALVDELSTMGSVSVSEEADGQLRVIFGNLPIVEGVHHHALAVTTGTDPAGGVVQQVVWARSGEALNTSSGELGALLELRDRTLPGYQDQLDHFTSGLVRGLNSVHRSGTDLDGRAGGLFFDPEGLTAATIGLALEPGRDEARLVASADGGVGNGELALRMSGLGDAILEELGGRSLNQVYGGLVVSIGQQASYAASELDAQTTFLGNLEEQRQSLTGVNLDEEMTAMLIQQQAYQAAGRVVATVDEMMQSLLALV is encoded by the coding sequence ATGGGTACTCTCAACGGCATCCTCGACGGGGCCCGTCGCGCCCTGTACACGCACCAGCTTGCCCTGGGTGTGACCGGCCATAACATCGACAACGTCAACACGCCCGGGTACCATCGTCAGCGGGCAAACCTGCGAGCCAGCGAGCCGCTGCCCTCGATGCCCGGCCAGATCGGCACCGGGGTCGAGACCCTCAGCGTGGAACGCTACCGCAGTGATCACCTGAACCGGCAGATCACGGCTGAGAATGGCCTGCTGGGCCAGGCGCAGATGCGCTCCGACGGGCTGGCGCTCATCGAGACCATCCTGATGGAACCGGACGATCAGGGCCTGTCATCCACGCTGGACCGCTTCTGGAACGCCTGGCAGGATCTGGCCAACGAGCCCGAGTCGCTGGCTCCTCGTCGGGTGCTGCTGGACACGGCCGAGCAACTGGTGGCGCGCATCCGCACCAGTTCCGACCGCCTGGCCGCCAGCCGTGACGATCTGGATTCCCGCGTGCCCACTCTGGTGTCCAGCATCAACCAGAAGGGGCAGGAACTGGCCGCGCTCAATGACCGGATCCAGGACTCCATGAGCCGGGGGCAGCAGCCCAACGACCTGCTGGACCGGCGCGATGCGCTGGTGGACGAGCTCTCGACCATGGGCAGCGTGTCGGTGAGCGAGGAAGCCGATGGCCAGCTGCGCGTGATCTTCGGCAATCTGCCCATCGTCGAAGGCGTGCATCACCATGCGCTGGCGGTCACCACCGGCACGGACCCCGCCGGTGGCGTGGTGCAGCAGGTGGTCTGGGCACGCAGCGGCGAAGCCCTGAACACATCCAGCGGCGAACTGGGCGCCCTGCTCGAGCTGCGGGACCGGACACTTCCCGGCTACCAGGACCAGCTGGACCATTTCACCAGCGGCCTGGTGCGCGGGCTGAACTCGGTGCATCGCTCGGGCACCGATCTGGACGGCCGCGCCGGAGGGCTGTTCTTCGACCCCGAAGGTCTCACGGCGGCCACGATCGGTCTGGCGCTGGAGCCGGGACGCGATGAAGCACGCCTGGTGGCCAGCGCCGATGGTGGCGTGGGCAACGGCGAACTGGCCTTGCGCATGTCCGGGCTGGGCGACGCGATTCTGGAAGAACTGGGCGGGCGTAGCCTGAACCAGGTCTACGGCGGGCTGGTGGTGTCCATCGGTCAGCAGGCAAGTTACGCGGCCAGTGAGCTGGACGCGCAGACCACCTTCCTGGGCAATCTGGAAGAGCAGCGCCAGAGCCTGACCGGTGTCAACCTGGACGAGGAGATGACCGCCATGCTGATCCAGCAGCAGGCCTATCAGGCCGCGGGACGCGTGGTGGCCACGGTGGACGAGATGATGCAGAGCCTGCTGGCCCTGGTCTAA
- the flgN gene encoding flagellar export chaperone FlgN yields MSLTQDRLTMLVRTLREQCWLLEELSGLLSAQLGAVRANSREDLERSTHQLESLNHLLVAVDGRRRRQLQSLAFELGQPMDSLRLSVLASHCEAEDNRRLLDLAARLSALLGEISGRRTLLRQLLAKHAEHAGRGLDWLRKLRGQLGTYGRDLRLHGEDSGGRIVDRTA; encoded by the coding sequence ATGAGCCTGACCCAGGATCGACTCACGATGCTGGTGCGCACCCTGCGCGAGCAATGCTGGCTGCTGGAAGAACTGTCGGGGCTGCTCTCGGCCCAGTTGGGAGCCGTGCGCGCCAATTCGCGCGAGGATCTCGAGCGCAGCACGCACCAGCTGGAAAGCCTGAACCACCTGCTGGTGGCCGTGGATGGGCGCCGCCGGCGCCAGCTGCAGTCGCTGGCCTTCGAGCTGGGGCAGCCCATGGACAGCCTGCGCCTGAGCGTGCTGGCCTCCCATTGTGAGGCGGAGGACAACCGGCGCCTGCTGGATCTGGCTGCCCGGCTGAGTGCTCTGCTGGGCGAGATCAGCGGCCGCCGTACCCTGCTGCGCCAGCTGCTGGCCAAACACGCCGAGCACGCCGGACGTGGACTGGACTGGCTCAGGAAACTGCGTGGACAGCTGGGCACCTACGGGCGTGACTTGCGCCTGCACGGCGAAGACTCCGGTGGTCGCATCGTGGACAGGACCGCCTGA
- a CDS encoding transglycosylase SLT domain-containing protein, with protein MLSENLAQELSRGEGLGIARQIMAQLGADQEPGDSAPLELSLERARYSGPVRRPLSVDHTQAHIPAGLETVARDTAATHDLDPDWVCAVIRAESSWNPGARSSKGAMGLMQLMPATARELEVSNPWDPRQNIEGGVRYLKQLSDRFGGDKRLATAAYNAGPGAVEKHGGVPPYPETRGYVRKIEGMLGGYGE; from the coding sequence ATGCTGAGCGAGAATCTGGCCCAGGAACTGAGCCGCGGCGAAGGCCTGGGGATCGCGCGCCAGATCATGGCCCAGCTGGGTGCCGATCAGGAACCCGGTGACTCCGCTCCGCTGGAGCTGAGCCTGGAACGGGCACGCTATTCGGGGCCCGTGAGGCGTCCGCTGTCCGTGGATCACACGCAGGCGCACATTCCCGCCGGACTCGAGACGGTCGCCCGTGATACGGCGGCCACCCATGATCTGGATCCGGACTGGGTCTGCGCTGTGATCCGCGCCGAAAGCTCCTGGAACCCGGGGGCGCGCTCCAGCAAGGGTGCCATGGGCCTGATGCAACTGATGCCCGCCACCGCGCGCGAGCTGGAGGTGAGCAACCCCTGGGATCCACGCCAGAACATCGAGGGCGGCGTGCGCTATCTCAAGCAGCTCTCCGACCGCTTCGGCGGCGACAAAAGACTGGCCACCGCGGCCTACAACGCGGGTCCGGGTGCCGTCGAGAAACACGGCGGCGTGCCGCCCTATCCCGAAACCCGGGGCTATGTCCGCAAGATCGAAGGCATGCTGGGAGGATATGGGGAATGA
- a CDS encoding flagellar basal body P-ring protein FlgI, translating to MAHKTISQCITAGLLLLLLALTAGAARLKEISEFRGAEELDLLGYGIVVGLDGTGDGSKSQFTMQALANMLERFGLSVDPAQLKPKNVAAVMVTAKLPAFARAGEHLDLTLSSMGDAKSLMGGTLLMTPLTDAEGQIAWANGQGPISIGGFNFEAGGSSIRKNYTLVGRVPEGGIVLRDRLGGLTRNGELTISLRDQDFTNARRVQDAVNTAFGEELAAALNGSQIRVTLPAGVLAEQQVVEMVSVIENLEIDVDLRARVVINERTGTVVVGRNVRLSPVAVAHGNLSVVIKSDQQSSQPAPFSLGNTAQNTNQDISVTADEARLVVLDDMIDVNGVARALNSLGVSPRDIISIFQLLKAAGALQADLVIV from the coding sequence ATGGCACACAAGACGATTTCACAATGCATCACCGCAGGGCTGCTCCTGCTGCTGCTGGCCCTGACGGCCGGAGCCGCTCGGTTGAAGGAGATCAGCGAGTTCCGCGGCGCCGAGGAACTGGACCTGCTGGGTTACGGCATCGTGGTGGGTCTGGACGGCACGGGCGACGGCAGCAAGAGCCAGTTCACCATGCAGGCCCTGGCCAACATGCTCGAGCGCTTCGGGCTGAGCGTGGATCCGGCCCAGCTGAAACCCAAGAACGTGGCGGCCGTGATGGTCACGGCCAAGCTGCCCGCCTTCGCACGCGCGGGTGAGCACCTGGACCTGACCCTCAGCTCCATGGGCGATGCCAAGAGTCTGATGGGCGGCACCCTGCTGATGACCCCGCTGACCGATGCCGAGGGGCAGATCGCCTGGGCCAACGGGCAGGGTCCCATTTCGATCGGTGGCTTCAACTTCGAGGCGGGCGGCTCCAGCATCCGCAAGAATTACACCCTGGTGGGCAGAGTGCCCGAAGGCGGCATTGTGTTGCGCGACCGGCTGGGCGGGCTGACCCGCAACGGAGAACTGACCATCAGCCTGCGTGACCAGGACTTCACCAATGCCCGCCGCGTGCAGGACGCCGTCAACACGGCCTTCGGCGAAGAACTGGCCGCCGCGCTCAACGGCAGCCAGATCCGCGTGACATTGCCCGCGGGAGTGCTGGCCGAGCAGCAGGTGGTGGAAATGGTCTCGGTCATCGAGAACCTGGAAATCGACGTGGACCTGCGCGCGCGCGTGGTGATCAACGAGCGCACGGGCACGGTGGTGGTGGGGCGCAATGTGCGGCTTTCCCCGGTGGCGGTGGCGCACGGCAATCTCTCGGTGGTGATCAAGAGCGACCAGCAGAGCAGCCAGCCCGCGCCCTTCAGCCTGGGCAACACGGCGCAGAACACCAACCAGGACATCTCGGTCACGGCCGACGAGGCCCGGCTGGTGGTGCTGGACGACATGATCGATGTCAATGGGGTGGCCCGTGCCCTCAATTCCCTGGGCGTGAGCCCGCGCGACATCATTTCCATTTTCCAGCTGCTCAAGGCCGCGGGCGCCCTGCAGGCCGATCTGGTGATCGTGTGA
- a CDS encoding flagellar basal body L-ring protein FlgH, with protein MNAHRMIRDTLTALLLSLLCSTVAVSASRAPFLAGSLFADDRSLEVGQVLTVVIVESGSGSNSASINTKREDGLSIGASGAGGPLTFMPSISGTSAGSNEHKSKGTNARSSSLNGTITVEIVSIEPNGLLVIEGQRVVELDGEEQITEISGRVRPADVAADNTVYSYLVADAVIRYSGRGLVRDSQRRGLIGWLFGWMI; from the coding sequence ATGAACGCACACCGCATGATTCGTGATACGCTGACTGCCCTGTTGCTGAGTCTGCTCTGCAGCACCGTTGCGGTCTCCGCCTCGCGGGCTCCCTTTCTGGCCGGCTCGCTCTTCGCCGACGACCGCAGTCTGGAGGTGGGGCAGGTACTGACCGTGGTGATCGTGGAATCGGGCAGCGGCAGCAACAGCGCCAGCATCAATACCAAGCGCGAGGATGGCCTGTCCATCGGGGCCAGTGGCGCGGGAGGTCCGCTGACCTTCATGCCCTCGATTTCGGGCACCAGCGCCGGCAGCAATGAGCACAAGAGCAAGGGCACCAATGCCCGCAGCAGCAGCCTGAACGGCACGATCACGGTGGAAATCGTCTCGATCGAGCCCAACGGACTGCTGGTGATCGAAGGCCAGCGCGTGGTCGAACTGGATGGCGAGGAGCAGATCACCGAGATCAGCGGCCGGGTCCGTCCGGCGGATGTGGCCGCCGACAATACCGTGTACAGTTATCTGGTGGCCGACGCGGTGATCCGCTACAGCGGGCGTGGTCTGGTGCGCGACAGCCAGCGGCGCGGACTGATCGGCTGGCTCTTCGGCTGGATGATCTGA